In Aspergillus nidulans FGSC A4 chromosome II, a single window of DNA contains:
- a CDS encoding histone acetyltransferase (transcript_id=CADANIAT00004791), with protein MPHATATSPGPEVEDADFDNVMRQMNGPMTDGGMSFDFLSRELEPGEKADDAVDYEDFDDDELPEEEEITQHNARAVAENGLEAPETSDDALFGGGGDDLFEAPGKDEQAAPDELDDLFGEAPSSPRPDLADETRDLFFEEEERPTAVQRPQAIQMDEDQELLQDDEPLSPVADDMDPASLRAWKLQQALFAMSNVGPDNPPAPPENVEELLQSLFPMFERNTLPRFLELIPHKKAYFVGKTPLKPPKPVLPGKVNIELAQDQEKVFRSGGQTFKRSLEAEHHGIVPVAETSQEEEEEEARDEFDLDYESDEPLPGGITADDLRVVCADWDVRDDIPTMDIDEPAIVESAEDDWLFETTRPAKKRKLGRDPMEIVSLSHIDLPLLDDPEQASSKVAQKVTLDLNDPYMLLDERGPDTAASKPRASGVRSRDEMDANVTRRLTARYNISNDQAYDMLKQNHQNKVRSTLGNVTLEHSMPALRLQWPYYKTELAKAEARSFHRPALSFRPGQSCWFKNPAYIKRKHQKGKDIRQLYDSTKSLSMADNSHVLLVEYSEESPLTLSNFGMANRIINYYRKKNAEDPTRPKAEIGETAVLLPQDKSPFSIFGHVDPGEVTPAISNAMYRAPLFSHQPKSTDFLVIRNSTGSGGSDYYIRNIDNIFVAGQQFPSVDIPGPHSRKVTTVAKNRMKMLVYRLLKKSPDLRLSISDVTAHIPGTSDMQNRQKVKDFLQHDKDTKYWVPLEPVPEQDVIRSWVQPEDVCLLEAMQVGQQHLHDTGYGNDAETGGDDDNDEESESFEQQMAPWKASRNFLLASQGKAMLKLHGEGDPTGRGEGFSFIKTSMKGGFKAIGESVEDKLDAQRLKELGGHSYNVARQQKSYETSIRRIWDAQKASLSSTIEHSDDEVNMSEEEEDDFNKPTPRSEAPTPAPARRDDETTSQFSKMSRMSMSAHKGKVLRIVRQVQDKDGVRQKETLVSDPRVIRHYLQHRHRVESLTTNLEQELSRLNRNKERRFAREKQKGVLRNSADSPADGAPGSSKAGGTQRKCANCGQVGHIKTNKKCVYNRSRSAGAADGYPDSFDITQSFFVNPSTTFP; from the exons ATGCCGCACGCGACAGCTACCTCTCCAGGGCCCGAGGTCGAAGATGCCGACTTCGACAATGTCATGCGACAGATGAACGGGCCCATGACGGATGGCGGCATGTCCTTCGACTTTCTATCCCGAGAACTTGAACCCGGTGAGAAAGCGGATGATGCGGTTGATTACGAGGAttttgatgacgacgagcttccggaggaagaagaaatcacCCAACACAACGCACGAGCAGTGGCGGAAAATGGCCTTGAAGCTCCGGAAACATCGGATGATGCCCTTTTCGGAGGTGGCGGGGATGACTTATTTGAAGCGCCTGGAAAAGATGAGCAGGCTGCGCCCGACGAGCTGGATGACTTGTTTGGGGAGGCACCTTCATCACCGCGCCCTGACTTAGCCGACGAGACCCGGGATTTATTctttgaggaggaagaacgccCGACGGCAGTTCAGCGACCACAGGCGATTCAGATGGACGAGGATCAGGAATTACTGCAGGATGATGAACCGTTAAGTCCTGTTGCTGATGATATGGATCCTGCTTCTCTACGTGCCTGGAAGTTACAGCAAGCTTTGTTTGCCATGTCCAACGTTGGTCCAGACAATCCTCCGGCGCCGCCTGAGAATGTCGAAGAACTGCTCCAATCTTTATTTCCCATGTTCGAGCGCAATACCCTGCCTCGTTTTCTTGAATTGATTCCACACAAGAAGGCCTATTTCGTAGGCAAAACGCCACtgaagccgccaaagccgGTTCTGCCAGGAAAAGTGAATATCGAATTAGCACAGGATCAGGAGAAAGTTTTCAGGTCTGGCGGTCAAACGTTCAAGCGCTCGTTGGAAGCCGAGCACCATGGCATTGTCCCAGTTGCCGAGACAtcgcaggaagaagaggaagaagaggctcGAGACGAGTTTGATCTTGATTACGAATCTGACGAACCACTTCCTGGAGGCATCACCGCGGATGATCTTCGCGTGGTCTGCGCGGACTGGGATGTTCGGGATGACATCCCCACTATGGATATCGACGAACCTGCAATTGTAGAGAGCGCCGAGGATGACTGGCTTTTTGAGACAACAAGGCCAGCCAAGAAGCGCAAACTCGGCCGAGATCCCATGGAAATAGTTTCATTATCCCATATTGATTTGCCTCTCCTCGACGATCCGGAGCAAGCAAGCTCCAAGGTTGCGCAGAAGGTCACTTTGGACTTGAACGACCCATACATGCTGCTTGATGAGCGAGGTCCTGATACTGCTGCATCGAAACCCAGAGCATCAGGCGTCCGCAGCAGAGATGAGATGGATGCCAACGTTACTCGGCGTCTCACAGCGCGCTATAACATTTCAAACGACCAGGCCTACGACATGCTTAAACAAAACCATCAGAACAAGGTTCGCAGCACTCTGGGTAATGTCACTCTAGAGCACAGTATGCCCGCATTACGTTTGCAGTGGCCTTACTACAAGACGGAGCTAGCTAAGGCCGAAGCAAGATCTTTCCACCGTCCAGCATTATCATTTAGACCTGGACAGAGCTGTTGGTTCAAGAATCCTGCTTATATTAAACGCAAGCACCAGAAGGGCAAGGATATTCGCCAGCTCTACGACTCGACCAAATCGCTTTCGATGGCAGACAACTCCCATGTTCTATTGGTTGAATATTCGGAGGAGTCACCACTCACCCTCTCAAATTTCGGTATGGCCAACCGTATCATCAATTATTATAGGAAGAAGAACGCGGAAGACCCTACCCGGCCTAAGGCCGAGATTGGGGAAACCGcagttcttctgcctcaggaCAAGAGCCCGTTTTCCATCTTCGGCCACGTTGATCCTGGGGAAGTGACACCCGCCATCTCTAACGCCATGTATCGCGCGCCTTTGTTCTCCCACCAACCAAAATCCACTGATTTCCTTGTCATTCGCAATAGTACAGGTTCAGGTGGTAGTGACTACTACATTCGAAACATTGATAACATATTTGTGGCTGGGCAACAGTTTCCTTCTGTCGATATCCCGGGTCCGCACTCTCGGAAGGTTACGACGGTTGCAAAGAACcggatgaagatgctggTTTACCGCCTACTGAAGAAGAGCCCTGACCTTCGGCTGTCCATAAGCGACGTCACTGCTCACATTCCTGGCACGAGTGACATGCAGAATCGccagaaggtcaaggatTTCCTTCAACATGATAAAGACACCAAATATTGGGTGCCTCTTGAACCCGTACCAGAGCAGGATGTCATACGATCATGGGTGCAACCGGAAGACGTCTGTCTTCTTGAGGCGATGCAAGTCGGTCAACAACATCTGCATGATACCGGATATGGCAATGATGCTGAGACTGGAGGCGACGACGATAACGATGAGGAGTCGGAAAGTTTTGAGCAACAAATGGCGCCGTGGAAGGCCAGTCGAAACTTCTTACTGGCGTCGCAAGGAAAAGCTATGCTGAAACTGCACGGCGAGGGAGACCCTACAGGACGTGGAGAAGGTTTCAGTTTCATCAAGACATCAATGAAAGGAGGGTTCAAAGCAATTGGTGAGAGTGTTGAAGACAAATTGGACGCGCAACGTTTGAAGGAGCTGGGCGGCCACAGCTATAACGTTGCACGCCAACAAAAGTCTTATGAAACGTCTATTCGGCGAATTTGGGACGCTCAGAAAGCAAGCTTATCGTCCACTATTGAACATTCGGATGACGAGGTTAACATgtccgaggaagaggaagatgacttTAACAAGCCGACTCCGCGTTCGGAGGCTCCCACACCCGCTCCCGCCCGCCGGGATGATGAAACGACCAGTCAATTCAGTAAAATGAGTCGAATGAGCATGTCGGCTCATAAAGGCAAAGTCCTTCGTATTGTTCGGCAGGTTCAAGATAAGGACGGAGTCCGCCAGAAAGAGACTCTGGTTTCAGATCCGCGAGTGATTCGACACTACCTGCAGCACCGACACCGGGTTGAGTCGCTTACCACAAA CCTCGAACAAGAATTAAGTCGCCTAAACCGCAACAAAGAACGCCGCTTCGCCCGCGAAAAGCAAAAGGGCGTCCTCCGCAACTCAGCAGACTCCCCCGCCGACGGCGCCCCAGGATCCTCCAAGGCAGGCGGCACACAGCGCAAATGTGCCAACTGCGGCCAGGTTGGCCACATCAAGACGAACAAAAAGTGCGTATACAACCGCTCCCGCTCTGCCGGAGCGGCCGATGGATACCCCGATTCCTTTGATATCACACAGTCGTTCTTTGTCAACCCCTCCACTACCTTCCCTTAA
- a CDS encoding serine/threonine-protein kinase (transcript_id=CADANIAT00004790) has translation MVSPTIQTTEATAIVKVFLETHFHTLLSGLDARTQRRLELDQYIETFPLSPEEVVRVRKHWVTQERDYLRQYRVLKSRPQDKTSRAGTASLAGFEPLKILGRGSFGVVRLVREKRTDEQTQSGRVPLAPKTNHRQAMTGVKKDVFAMKVIRKSVMIRNCQEAHLRAERDFLVASAKSRWVVPLIASFQDQKHLYLVMDYMVGGDFLGLLIRHNILRESIARWYVAEMILCIEEAHRLRCIHRDVKPDNFLISESGHLKISDFGLAFDGHWAHDQWYFTYQRHSLLKRLGIQIDGDAEDQKLSHDANIQSLGTTREDGSMEDDWIHPPTNGLLHWRDKNQTRTMARSVVGTSQYMAPEVIRGHPYDGRCDWWSLGVILYECLYGFTPFASEDRHQTKLKIHRHLQTLYFPVHRPTDKLVSADAIDVINSLLQEKEFRLSSPKYKQNDAISSKPAKCSFYKPDSSNPSYQGHYVYPDDATDIKSHRFFRGINWEQIHRTSPPFIPMVRGWEDTRYFDDGEHPSDREDDSSDSELDGVQDKWHPLGGKGGLHKPDKPLKADVKPSSYPKGNDGAKDTAIASLKHKKRLKEAKRARDKILRDKRLRRTVLEMLRCLVVVAAT, from the exons ATGGTTTCACCGACGATCCAGACCACTGAGGCAACCGCAATCGTGAAAGTATTCCTAGAGACACATTTTCATACTCTCTTATCCGGGCTCGATGCACGAACACAGCGTCGATTGGAGCTAGATCAGTACATTGAGACCTTTCCTCTCAGCCCAGAAGAGGTGGTTCGTGTCAGGAAACACTGGGTCACTCAAGAGCGAGATTATCTTCGCCAATATCGAGTCCTGAAGAGTCGCCCGCAAGACAAAACCTCTCGCGCTGGAACTGCTTCTCTCGCAGGCTTCGAACCCCTCAAGATAttgggaagaggaagtttcGGTGTCGTTCGGCTGGTGAGAGAGAAACGCACCGACGAGCAGACTCAGTCGGGTCGAGTTCCGCTTGCCCCCAAAACTAACCACCGTCAAGCAATGACGGGGGTGAAAAAGGATGTCTTTGCCATGAAAGTTATCAGGAAATCAGTGATGATTCGGAACTGCCAAGAGGCTCATCTGAGAGCTGAACGCGACTTTTTAGTCGCTTCTGCTAAATCCCGCTGGGTGGTTCCTTTGATCGCCAGCTTTCAGGACCAGAAACATCTCTATCTGGTCATGGACTATATGGTTGGTGGTGATTTCCTTGGCTTGCTGATTCGACATAACATACTACGTGAGAGCATTGCCCGGTGGTATGTCGCAGAGATGATTCTGTGTATTGAAGAAGCGCACCGGCTTCGCTGCATCCACCGTGACGTGAAACCTGACAACTTTCTTATCTCTGAATCTGGTCATCTGAAAATATCAGACTTTGGTCTGGCCTTCGACGGACACTGGGCGCACGACCAGTGGTACTTTACTTATCAACGTCACTCCTTACTCAAGCGGTTGGGCATCCAGATCGACGGTGACGCTGAAGACCAGAAACTGTCGCACGACGCAAACATACAGTCCCTTGGCACAACTCGTGAGGATGGAAGCATGGAAGATGACTGGATTCACCCTCCCACCAACGGCCTCCTGCACTGGCGTGACAAGAACCAAACCCGAACGATGGCAAGAAGTGTCGTCGGGACGAGTCAGTACATGGCTCCAGAAGTCATTCGCGGCCACCCTTATGACGGTCGATGCGATTGGTGGAGCCTCGGCGTCATACTATATGAG TGCTTGTATGGTTTCACTCCTTTCGCTTCCGAGGATCGTCATCAGACAAAACTCAAGATTCAT CGTCACCTCCAGACATTGTACTTCCCAGTCCACCGACCCACGGACAAACTGGTATCAGCAGACGCGATTGATGTGATAAactcccttcttcaagaGAAGGAGTTCCGCTTGTCTTCACCCAAATACAAACAAAACGACGCTATTAGTTCCAAGCCGGCAAAGTGTTCCTTCTATAAGCCGGACTCTTCGAATCCGAGTTATCAAGGTCATTACGTCTACCCCGATGATGCGACAGATATCAAATCTCACCGGTTTTTTCGTGGGATTAACTGGGAGCAGATTCATCGCACGTCTCCACCTTTTATTCCTATGGTCAGAGGGTGGGAAGACACACGGTATTTCGATGACGGCGAACATCCTAGCGACCGCGAAGACGACTCTTCTGACTCCGAGCTGGATGGAGTCCAGGATAAATGGCATCCGCTTGGCGGCAAGGGAGGGCTTCATAAGCCTGACAAGCCTTTGAAGGCAGATGTTAAACCCAGTTCGTATCCGAAAGGAAATGATGGCGCCAAAGACACTGCGATCGCTTCTCTGAAGCACAAGAAGAGACTAAAGGAGGCAAAACGGGCTCGAGACAAGATCCTAAGGGATAAGCGGCTTCGGAGAACTGTACTAGAAATGC TTAGATGCCTGGTTGTTGTTGCAGCCACGTAA
- a CDS encoding uncharacterized protein (transcript_id=CADANIAT00004789), with translation MMSGVQPVAVYALRVPADGALVPAVPDAAAMFRVSMAAIDPDEAPEFDDDSSRRPRATLRIIRAPPGLDEEDSDDDYEDEDDSEDDSEDDEEVNGGPSDKEKARKLKEAAYLKELEDAMSEDDESDEGEEFDLKAAISKLVKGKAPATDDDDEDAESDEGLDLDEMVVCTLDPERNYQQPLDITVAEGERVFFKVTGTHTIYLTGNYVMPIDEPRDDYDEDDDEDEEDYDLSPDEDELDMDELMMGEDDESDDLDGLENPRITEIDTDEEEAPKLVDAKGKKKRGADEAALEAKDDKAKSAANGESKKQQKKLKKNNGEASAVEAKPEQKETKKVQFAKNLEQGPTPSKERKPDEKKPADKAEKTTGTLGVKEVKGVIIDDKKLGKGPAAASGNTVAMRYIGKLENGKVFDSNKKGKPFTFKLGKGEVIKGWDIGVAGMAVGGERRITIPSHLAYGKKGVPGIPGNSKLIFDVKLLEIK, from the exons ATGATGTCTGGTGTCCAGCCCGTTGCTGTCTATGCTCTCCGGGTGCCCGCTGATGGTGCCCTGGTCCCTGCAGTTCCCGATGCTGCTGCCATG TTCCGAGTGAGCATGGCTGCCATTGACCCCGATGAGGCCCCCGAgtttgatgatgacagcAGCCGCCGTCCTCGAGCGACTCTGAGGATTATCCGCGCTCCCCCgggattggatgaggaagactcGGACGACGATtacgaagacgaggatgactCCGAAGATGAttccgaggatgatgaggaagtcAACGGAGGTCCCAGCGATAAGGAGAAGGCCCGGAAACTAAAGGAGGCCGCCTACCtgaaggagttggaggatGCTATGTCGGAAGACGACGAGTCCGACGAGGGTGAAGAGTTCGACCTGAAGGCCGCCATCTCAAAGctcgtcaagggcaaggctcCAGCcactgatgatgacgacgaggatgctGAATCTGATGAGGGTTTGGATCTTGATGAGATGGTTGTCTGCACTCTGGACCCCGAAAGG AACTACCAGCAGCCCCTTGACATTACTGTCGCTGAAGGCGAGCgtgtcttcttcaaagtcactgGAACCCACACCATTTACCTCACTGGAAATTATGTCATGCCTATTGACGAGCCCCGTGATGActacgatgaagatgatgacgaggacgaggaggattATGATTTGTCTccggatgaggatgagctcGATATGGACGAGCTCATGATGGGTGAGGACGACGAGAGTGATGACCTCGATGGCCTGGAGAACCCTAGGATCACGGAAATCGAcaccgatgaagaggaagcacCCAAGCTCGTCGACGCtaagggcaagaagaagcgcggTGCCGATGAGGCTGCTCTGGAAGCTAAGGATGACAAGGCGAAGTCCGCGGCCAACGGTGAGAGCAAGaagcaacagaagaagctcaagaagaacaacggCGAGGCTTCCGCTGTCGAGGCCAAGCCCGAGCAGAAGGAGACCAAGAAGGTTCAGTTCGCCAAGAACCTCGAGCAGGGACCTACGCCTtccaaggagaggaagcctgatgagaagaagcctgctgataaggcagagaagacgaCTGGCACCCTTGGCGTCAAGGAGGTGAAGGGGGTAATCATTGATGACAAGAAGCTGGGTAAAGGCCCTGCCGCTGCTTCTGGCAATACCGTTGCCATGCGCTACATCGGCAAGCTCGAGAATGGCAAGGTTTTTGACT CCAACAAGAAGGGCAAGCCCTTCACCTTCAAACTCGGCAAGGGTGAGGTGATCAAGGGCTGGGATATCGGTGTTGCTGGCATGGCTGTCGGTGGCGAGCGTCGTATCACCATCCCCTCTCACCTTGCCTACGGCAAAAAGGGTGTTCCCGGCATCCCTGGTAACTCAAAGCTGATCTTCGATGTTAAGCTTCTGGAGATCAAATAG
- a CDS encoding putative DNA damage repair protein Mus42 (transcript_id=CADANIAT00004788) yields the protein MGSRLDATSSAVRKRIQSHAFDDEEGEEYEASKFGGFSDYMRRKKTKLQNLDNDIRSSAAADNCPQIFRSVVACVNGYTQPSLQDLHKLIVRHGGGFLQYLDGKTSATHIIASSLTPKKREEFRRYRVVKPAWVVDSVNAGRLLPWDLYRVLDEGQGQKVLNFEGGRIVSQANSHRTNYKDESRASRYTSQWPSERATNDRSPDPPETPASKQSNDATQSDYGDFPSFSSLDQPAQSATSPSSPPPHGQGDRLGEPVITPGEPAENQRTDMGTTLSPQQPDPRMRNSSVVNPDFLQQYYKESRLHHLSTWKAELKAQLQSKAQEKARSQRRKKLVPGARRYIMHVDFDCFFAAVSTLKHPELEGKPVAIAHGTGTGSEIASCNYVARASGVKNGMWMKGALQACPDLRVLPYDFPAYEEASRKFYRAILGIDGLVQSVSIDEALVDITTICLEAGGSEGKGVSEGSIYREQAKADEVAEQLRAAIKRETGCAVSVGIGGNILQAKVALRKAKPAGQFQLKPDAVLDFIGELPVQNLPGVGYSLSAKLEDLGVKIVKDIRDLSREKLSSSLGPKTGAKLADYARGIDRTEVGNEVTRKSVSAEVNWGIRFVTQDQAEDFMRSLCEELHRRLVENLMKGQQLTLKVMRRALDAPLEAVKHLGHGKCDVFNKSVILGIATNAADVLGKEAIAMLRSLAISPGDLRGLGVQMTKLEPLKSTSEKSDGSQQQLAFKASTAPKRAQPIDDPDLLDSPRKGESESIRHGPQLNDTTQKLLNTSGTQFIMPSQPDPAVVAELPDDIRSKLVAQGKPRTTSRAGSPMGPGPAVRQQPAPALPPQSQLDPETLAELPEDVLAEVLGYYNQPSVNNTGSTKPQTESSPQPRPSGSTLKLRKPTTPPKKRRGRPPLKPSQPSTLTQAKFAFPKSDTRPCRLSPFQDHELTSDPEISADFLAALPEDIRCEVLEEQKQKRSRLLHQRTASTTAPRTVPADRGHSQHQEKHINLPNLPPRPTFTSKRLSNPSDLRDEATAWHATFAQEGPFREDVTALAIYLKRVVAEERDVEKAVSLVKWLVWLVEDDRANGGANDRASIGASSTVGTGKESQEGVPGTQCAISWDEALKCLKDGVLEGLEERGMPAVDFLD from the exons ATGGGCTCTCGGTTAGACGCAACTTCGAGCGCAGTGCGCAAACGAATTCAAAGCC ACGCAtttgacgatgaagaaggcgaagaatATGAAGCCTCAAAGTTTGGTGGGTTCAGCGACTATATGCGCCGCAAGAAGACCAAACTTCAGAATCTCGACAATGATATTCGATCCTCCGCCGCGGCCGATAACTGTCCTCAGATATTCCGTTCTGTTGTAGCATGCGTGAACGGCTACACTCAACCATCGCTGCAAGACCTTCACAAACTCATCGTGCGCCATGGTGGGGGCTTTCTTCAGTATCTCGATGGCAAGACCTCCGCAACCCATATAATCGCGAGCTCGCTCACTCccaagaagagggaggaatTTCGGCGGTACCGCGTTGTCAAGCCGGCCTGGGTTGTGGATAGTGTCAACGCTGGACGCCTACTTCCTTGGGATCTGTATCGAGTTTTGGACGAGGGTCAGGGACAGAAAGTTCTCAATTTTGAAGGTGGTCGGATTGTCAGCCAAGCGAACAGCCACCGGACCAATTATAAAGATGAAAGCCGAGCAAGTCGGTATACATCACAGTGGCCATCCGAGCGGGCGACAAACGACAGGTCCCCTGATCCTCCTGAGACGCCCGCGAGTAAGCAGTCGAACGATGCGACACAATCAGACTATGGTGACtttcccagcttctcctccttggaTCAACCGGCTCAGTCCGCTACCTCACCCAGCTCCCCTCCACCTCATGGGCAGGGAGATCGCCTAGGGGAGCCAGTCATCACTCCCGGTGAGCCTGCAGAAAACCAACGCACCGACATGGGCACGACGCTGAGCCCGCAACAGCCAG ACCCACGAATGAGAAATTCCAGCGTGGTGAACCCAGACTTTCTACAGCAGTATTACAAAGAATCTCGACTACACCACCTTTCGACATGGAAGGCGGAATTGAAAGCACAACTTCAGTCAAAGGCGCAAGAAAAAGCACGCTCGCAACGACGAAAGAAGCTCGTCCCTGGAGCCCGGAGATACATCATGCATGTTGATTTTGACTGCTTCTTTGCCGCTGTCTCCACATTAAAGCACCCAGAACTTGAAGGGAAGCCTGTTGCCATTGCACACGGAACCGGCACAGGCTCCGAGATCGCGAGTTGCAACTACGTTGCCCGTGCATCTGGCGTAAAGAATGGCATGTGGATGAAAGGTGCCCTACAGGCATGCCCAGATTTGCGCGTCTTGCCCTATGATTTTCCGGCCTACGAGGAGGCGAGCCGGAAGTTTTATCGTGCAATTCTCGGCATTGATGGCTTGGTTCAGAGCGTTAGCATTGATGAAGCGCTTGTGGACATTACAACTATATGCCTTGAGGCAGGAGGGTCGGAGGGCAAGGGCGTATCTGAAGGCTCGATTTACAGAGAACAAGCTAAGGCTGACGAGGTAGCGGAACAGTTACGGGCCGCCATAAAAAGAGAAACAGGCTGTGCAGTTTCTGTCGGAATAGGGGGTAACATCTTGCAGGCAAAAGTTGCCCTACGAAAAGCAAAACCAGCCGGCCAGTTCCAGCTGAAGCCTGATGCTGTTCTCGATTTCATTGGAGAACTTCCTGTACAGAACCTTCCAGGTGTGGGCTACAGTCTTAGCGCAAAGTTGGAAGACCTTGGCGTGAAAATCGTCAAAGACATCAGAGACCTCTCACGTGAGAAGCTTTCGTCCAGCTTGGGACCTAAGACGGGAGCAAAACTCGCGGATTACGCGCGTGGTATCGATCGGACTGAAGTTGGAAACGAAGTCACACGGAAGTCAGTCTCTGCTGAGGTTAACTGGGGCATTCGTTTTGTCACTCAAGATCAAGCGGAAGATTTCATGCGGTCCCTGTGCGAGGAGCTACACCGAAGACTCGTCGAGAATCTAATGAAGGGCCAGCAGCTCACACTCAAGGTCATGCGAAGGGCTCTCGATGCCCCGTTGGAAGCCGTCAAACATCTGGGTCATGGGAAATGCGATGTTTTCAACAAGAGCGTCATTCTTGGGATAGCCACGAACGCAGCAGATGTTCTTGGAAAAGAGGCCATTGCTATGCTTCGAAGCCTCGCTATCTCCCCTGGTGATTTAAGGGGGTTGGGCGTTCAAATGACCAAGCTCGAGCCGCTAAAGTCGACATCCGAGAAATCTGATGGCAGTCAGCAACAGTTGGCTTTCAAGGCATCCACAGCGCCTAAGCGTGCACAACCTATTGATGATCCAGACCTACTGGACAGCCCTCGCAAAGGTGAATCGGAGTCAATACGGCATGGTCCGCAACTAAACGACACCACACAGAAATTGCTCAATACATCTGGAACCCAGTTCATTATGCCCTCCCAGCCGGACCCTGCAGTCGTTGCTGAGCTCCCAGATGACATCCGATCCAAGCTCGTTGCGCAAGGTAAACCACGAACCACGTCTCGCGCTGGGTCACCAATGGGTCCAGGCCCTGCCGTTCGCCAGCAGCCCGCGCCGGCTCTGCCTCCGCAGTCCCAATTAGATCCGGAAACCCTAGCGGAGCTGCCAGAAGATGTCCTCGCCGAGGTACTAGGCTATTACAACCAGCCGTCTGTCAATAACACCGGCTCGACAAAGCCACAAACAGAGTCATCACCGCAACCCAGACCCTCTGGATCGACTCTCAAACTACGCAAACCAACAACCCCACCGAAGAAACGCCGTGGCCGCCCTCCTCTCAAACCATCCCAACCCTCAACTCTAACTCAAGCAAAATTCGCATTTCCCAAGTCAGATACCCGTCCCTGCCGCCTCTCGCCATTCCAAGACCATGAACTTACTTCAGACCCCGAAATTTCCGCCGACTTCCTTGCTGCCCTTCCAGAAGATATACGCTGCGAAGTCCTcgaagagcaaaagcagaagcGCTCCCGATTACTTCACCAACGAACCGCATCCACAACCGCACCCAGAACGGTTCCAGCAGACCGAGGCCATTCTCAACATCAAGAAAAACACATCAACCTTCCAAACCTCCCGCCGAGACCTACATTCACCTCCAAGCGCCTCTCTAACCCCTCCGACCTACGTGACGAAGCAACAGCTTGGCACGCCACATTTGCTCAAGAAGGGCCGTTCCGCGAAGATGTTACCGCTCTTGCGATTTACTTGAAGCGCGTTGTTGCTGAAGAACGGGATGTCGAGAAGGCGGTCTCTCTGGTGAAATGGCTTGTCTGGTTGGTCGAGGATGACAGAGCAAATGGAGGTGCCAACGATAGGGCGTCAATAGGTGCCAGTTCGACTGTGGGTACTGGTAAGGAATCTCAGGAAGGTGTGCCAGGAACTCAGTGTGCGATATCCTGGGATGAGGCATTGAAGTGTCTTAAGGATGGTGTTCTGGAGGGATTAGAGGAAAGGGGCATGCCTGCTGTGGATTTTCTTGATTGA